The Streptomyces sp. NBC_01197 genome window below encodes:
- a CDS encoding alpha/beta hydrolase, whose translation MAITRASSLLPGIEQSYRVTAEPTRRGICGISSGGICAFTVAWERPDAFGNVISHCGSFTNIRGGNAYPSLIRRGEKKPLRVFLQTGHKDLNIVFGDWELANRDMAEALQYRGYDYKLEVGQGGHTPMHGAAILPDTLRWLWRSPGLPRSS comes from the coding sequence GTGGCGATTACGCGAGCTTCCTCCCTGCTCCCCGGCATCGAGCAGAGCTACCGCGTCACCGCCGAGCCCACGCGCCGCGGGATCTGCGGGATCAGCTCGGGCGGGATCTGCGCATTCACTGTGGCATGGGAGCGCCCCGACGCGTTCGGCAATGTCATCAGCCACTGCGGCAGTTTCACGAACATCCGAGGCGGTAACGCCTACCCGTCCCTGATCCGGCGAGGCGAAAAGAAGCCGTTGCGGGTGTTCCTTCAGACCGGACACAAAGACCTCAACATCGTGTTTGGCGACTGGGAGCTCGCCAACCGTGACATGGCCGAAGCCCTCCAGTATCGCGGCTATGACTACAAGCTGGAAGTCGGCCAGGGAGGGCACACACCCATGCATGGCGCCGCGATCCTCCCCGACACTCTCCGATGGCTCTGGCGCTCGCCGGGTCTCCCAAGATCTTCGTAG
- a CDS encoding TetR/AcrR family transcriptional regulator, whose protein sequence is MDPRARRTRDKLREAVTGLAAERAIGEITVADVARRAGVTRNTVYNHAPTPTALLCQFLGKEIDDLSNVFLDKVESTSAVDVRAALYSDIEALLRHVAQYATIYEQAFAGATAPVMSDLLGQQCAKGMHVYITRHPELMPEYEDLADDPDALALAAEIHVAFVSRGAVGAISAWLRSPSPISVEAGAVALLNSLPGWWYGRPGQGSEREASASGAT, encoded by the coding sequence GTGGATCCACGAGCACGTAGAACGCGTGACAAGTTGCGCGAGGCGGTGACGGGCCTCGCCGCCGAGCGCGCCATCGGAGAGATCACCGTGGCCGACGTGGCACGCCGCGCCGGGGTGACGCGCAACACCGTCTACAACCATGCCCCCACCCCCACGGCACTGCTCTGCCAGTTCCTGGGCAAAGAGATCGACGATCTCTCGAACGTCTTCCTCGACAAGGTCGAGAGCACTTCCGCAGTGGACGTTCGCGCAGCCCTCTACTCGGACATCGAGGCTCTACTGCGCCATGTCGCCCAGTACGCGACGATCTACGAACAGGCCTTCGCCGGCGCGACGGCTCCGGTCATGAGTGATCTTCTGGGGCAGCAGTGCGCCAAGGGGATGCACGTGTACATCACCCGGCACCCGGAGCTCATGCCCGAGTACGAGGACCTCGCCGACGACCCCGATGCGCTGGCTCTCGCCGCCGAGATCCATGTCGCTTTCGTGTCCCGCGGTGCGGTCGGCGCCATTTCGGCCTGGCTCCGAAGCCCATCTCCGATCAGCGTCGAAGCGGGTGCCGTCGCGCTGCTGAATTCCCTGCCCGGGTGGTGGTACGGCCGGCCCGGACAGGGAAGCGAACGGGAAGCTTCCGCGTCCGGGGCTACCTAG
- a CDS encoding glucose 1-dehydrogenase has product MGRLTGKVAIVTGGARGMGAAHARRFIREGASVVITDLLEDEGAVLATELGDKARFLAHDVTDAATWDRVVAAAEEAFGPVDILVNNAGIGHVTPLVEMSEAEYRKVIDINQVSVFLGMKAVVPSMRRAGGGSIVNISSLAGIIAASGGLAYSASKFAVRGMTKAGAIELAPDRIRVNSVHPGVIATPMTQGFGFEDDHPMILGTPMHRAAQPEEVTSMVLYLASDESSFSTGAEFIVDGGFTAA; this is encoded by the coding sequence ATGGGACGTCTGACGGGCAAGGTCGCCATCGTCACTGGTGGGGCACGCGGCATGGGTGCCGCGCATGCCCGGCGTTTCATACGGGAAGGCGCGTCCGTGGTGATCACGGACCTGCTTGAGGACGAGGGCGCGGTCCTCGCCACCGAGCTGGGCGACAAGGCGCGCTTCCTGGCCCACGACGTCACCGACGCCGCCACCTGGGACCGCGTCGTCGCGGCCGCAGAGGAGGCCTTCGGGCCGGTCGACATCCTCGTCAACAACGCCGGCATAGGCCATGTCACCCCGCTGGTGGAGATGTCAGAGGCGGAGTACCGCAAGGTCATCGACATCAACCAGGTCAGCGTGTTCCTGGGGATGAAGGCAGTCGTTCCCTCCATGCGGCGGGCGGGTGGCGGCTCGATCGTCAACATCTCGTCGCTGGCCGGAATCATCGCGGCTTCCGGCGGACTCGCGTACAGCGCTTCGAAGTTCGCCGTGCGAGGCATGACCAAGGCCGGAGCCATCGAGCTGGCTCCCGACAGAATCCGCGTCAACTCCGTCCACCCGGGCGTTATCGCGACCCCGATGACCCAAGGCTTCGGCTTCGAGGACGACCACCCGATGATCCTGGGCACCCCGATGCACCGCGCGGCACAGCCCGAGGAGGTCACGTCGATGGTGCTCTACCTGGCCTCGGACGAATCCAGCTTCTCGACCGGTGCCGAGTTCATCGTGGACGGTGGCTTCACCGCCGCGTGA
- a CDS encoding cupin domain-containing protein translates to MSTFPDPKKFRLVVAGQNEAGEADFLDPGPATEFDFPGVSSGAFYWAIEGGHSKTSFGAPPTKVALAGPNGSTFGISSFPAHSSGEVDASTLDESMSATGDDSDAGMHASDTIDYEVVISGKVDLVLPGGKKRTLVPGDLLVMAGVPHAWKNPYDEDCVYVVVTVGFNTAEGAAA, encoded by the coding sequence ATGAGCACGTTCCCCGACCCCAAGAAGTTCCGCCTGGTCGTCGCCGGCCAGAACGAGGCCGGCGAGGCGGACTTCCTCGACCCGGGCCCCGCCACCGAGTTCGACTTCCCCGGTGTGTCCTCCGGGGCCTTCTACTGGGCCATCGAGGGCGGACACAGCAAGACCTCCTTCGGCGCACCTCCTACAAAGGTCGCCCTGGCCGGGCCGAACGGGTCCACGTTCGGCATCAGCAGCTTCCCCGCACACTCGTCGGGCGAGGTCGACGCCTCGACCCTCGACGAGAGCATGTCCGCGACCGGCGACGACAGCGACGCCGGCATGCATGCCAGTGACACCATCGACTACGAGGTCGTCATCTCCGGCAAGGTCGACCTGGTGCTCCCCGGCGGCAAGAAGCGCACCCTCGTGCCCGGCGACCTCCTCGTCATGGCCGGCGTGCCCCATGCCTGGAAGAACCCCTACGACGAGGACTGTGTCTACGTCGTCGTCACCGTCGGCTTCAACACCGCCGAGGGGGCCGCAGCATGA
- a CDS encoding isocitrate lyase/PEP mutase family protein: MSLTSPGKALRAVFECEKTELLPLGSVPIHAQMAQHAGFGAFQLSGGASAWWQGVSDVGWLTMTEVVDLARRTARAADIPIYCDGDTGYGAPLNVQRTVREFIDAGVAGIHIEDQREPKKSGGVAGVELVSDVEAIGRLNAACDARDKSDEDFVVVARTDAYGAAGGGLDEAIRRAQLYKAETGADVIFYEGFHTWEQAEIALKETPGPAYVVGVPLIGTRTVAEMTAMGQAVQSLPVFLPGVREVYHFMVDAIESGEATGFPEYLQKVTGDAGTKYDIGWGAMFGRPSSDEVRRIEEKYLPQDAQRDYERSPHAGETY; the protein is encoded by the coding sequence ATGAGCCTGACCTCTCCCGGCAAGGCGCTGCGCGCGGTCTTCGAGTGCGAGAAGACCGAGCTGCTGCCGCTCGGTTCGGTCCCGATCCACGCACAGATGGCGCAGCACGCGGGCTTCGGAGCGTTCCAGCTCTCCGGCGGTGCGTCGGCCTGGTGGCAGGGTGTCTCGGACGTCGGCTGGCTCACCATGACCGAGGTCGTCGACCTCGCACGCCGCACTGCGCGGGCTGCCGACATCCCCATCTACTGCGACGGCGACACCGGCTACGGCGCGCCCCTCAACGTGCAGCGCACAGTGCGGGAGTTCATCGACGCCGGTGTCGCGGGCATCCACATCGAGGACCAGCGCGAACCGAAGAAGTCCGGCGGTGTCGCCGGCGTCGAACTCGTCTCCGACGTCGAGGCGATCGGTCGGCTGAACGCGGCGTGCGACGCGCGTGACAAGTCCGACGAGGACTTCGTCGTCGTCGCGCGCACCGACGCCTACGGTGCGGCCGGCGGTGGCCTCGATGAGGCAATCCGCCGCGCACAGCTCTACAAGGCCGAGACGGGTGCCGACGTCATCTTCTACGAGGGCTTCCACACGTGGGAGCAGGCCGAGATCGCCCTCAAGGAGACACCCGGCCCCGCGTACGTCGTCGGTGTCCCGCTCATCGGGACCCGGACGGTCGCCGAGATGACGGCGATGGGGCAGGCGGTGCAGTCGCTGCCCGTCTTCCTGCCCGGGGTCCGCGAGGTCTACCACTTCATGGTCGACGCCATCGAGAGCGGCGAGGCCACGGGCTTCCCCGAGTACCTCCAGAAGGTGACCGGTGACGCCGGGACGAAGTACGACATCGGCTGGGGAGCCATGTTCGGCCGTCCCTCCTCCGACGAGGTGCGACGCATCGAGGAGAAGTACCTCCCGCAGGACGCGCAGCGCGACTACGAGAGAAGCCCGCACGCAGGAGAAACGTACTGA